From a single bacterium genomic region:
- a CDS encoding FlgD immunoglobulin-like domain containing protein, with product IVEISRNGGLTWEQITPIGGYPYTIANNPQSPFPGGTPCYSGSRDWTLAQFDLTGYTGVVSFRWRFGTDGSITEEGWYIDDIYVGSIGVELSEHIPTSFALSQNRPNPFNKSSIISYQLPVKCYVSLKIYDCAGRLIRSLVNEEKKPGYYSIKWDGKDSSGNRLAAGIYFYRFESDKFNKIRKLILVK from the coding sequence GATTGTTGAAATATCAAGAAATGGGGGACTGACTTGGGAACAAATTACCCCTATTGGTGGCTATCCTTACACAATTGCGAATAATCCTCAAAGTCCTTTCCCCGGTGGAACACCATGCTACTCAGGGAGCAGAGACTGGACTCTTGCTCAGTTTGACCTTACTGGATATACCGGTGTAGTCAGTTTTAGGTGGCGGTTTGGCACTGATGGGTCTATAACTGAAGAAGGTTGGTACATTGACGATATTTATGTTGGTTCAATAGGAGTAGAATTAAGTGAACATATACCTACAAGTTTTGCTCTCTCACAGAATAGACCAAACCCATTCAATAAGTCATCAATTATTAGTTATCAGTTACCAGTTAAATGTTATGTAAGCTTAAAGATTTACGACTGTGCAGGTAGGCTTATTAGAAGTCTTGTTAATGAGGAGAAGAAGCCAGGTTATTATTCAATAAAATGGGATGGTAAAGATTCTTCTGGCAATAGGTTGGCTGCTGGAATTTACTTCTATAGATTTGAAAGTGATAAGTTTAATAAAATTAGGAAATTAATTTTGGTAAAGTAA